A single region of the Salvia miltiorrhiza cultivar Shanhuang (shh) chromosome 8, IMPLAD_Smil_shh, whole genome shotgun sequence genome encodes:
- the LOC131000947 gene encoding putative proline-rich receptor-like protein kinase PERK6 isoform X2, with translation MRILQETSSAPLSAPSPPPPISSSPPPPPTASSPPPPNWSSPPPPLRKSPPPSNNTKPRGPPPPQLLSPSELDEDWSGGPPQALAESISFPWPPPSNKDREHAIIGSAVGVGMVILFFIICCICCCRKKKRKNRDDSKNYYQEKPHNSGGNYYNNTSHRQRNWQNNAGYRTMDGNMKYPVPASSGVSSEQWMPAPPPPPPMLSAQSSGGFSGPPLPPPHPAMMWSGYNQSTFSYNDLAAATGGFAQANLLGQGGFGYVHKGVLPNGKEVAVKSLKSNSGQGEREFQAEVDIISRVHHRHLVSLVGYCIAGSQRMLVYEYVPNSTLEDHLHGTNRQSMEFSTRLRIALGAAKGFAYLHEDCHPRIIHRDIKAANILLDNNFEAKVADFGLAKLSSDNNTHVSTRIMGTFGYLAPEYASSGKLTDKSDVYSFGIVLLELITGRRPVDITRDDDDDTLVDWARPILTNVVGEGGSYVELMDPRLEGRYEHGEALRMVTAAAACIRQSARRRPKMSQVVRALEGDVSLDDLQEVMKAQGSLSASNSEYDLQRLQKSAAGMSNQSFTTGSDVSDYSQSSSNEMRRPNTGFHLGP, from the exons ATGCGTATACTACAGGAAACGTCATCGGCGCCGTTGTCGGCGCCTTCTCCTCCGCCGCCGATCTCATCCTCGCCCCCTCCACCACCCACCGCGTCATCCCCGCCTCCACCCAATTGGAGTTCGCCTCCTCCGCCGTTGAGAAAAAGTCCCCCACCCAGCAACAACACCAAGCCTCGagggccgccgccgccgcagctgCTGTCGCCTAGCGAATTAGATGAAGACTGGAGCGGCGGCCCTCCGCAAGCTCTAGCAGAATCGATCTCATTTCCGTGGCCGCCGCCGAGTAATAAAGATCGTGAGCACGCCATTATAGGGTCGGCGGTAGGGGTAGGAATGGTAATCCTCTTTTTTATCATCTGCTGCATATGTTGTTGTAGAAAGAAGAAACGCAAGAATCGCGATGATAGTAAAAATTATTATCAAGAAAAGCCTCATAATTCAG GCGGAAACTACTACAACAACACGTCGCATAGGCAGAGAAATTGGCAGAACAACGCGGGGTACAGGACCATGGACGGCAACATGAAATACCCGGTGCCGGCGAGCTCCGGGGTGAGCTCGGAGCAATGGATGCCGGCCCCGCCCCCGCCTCCGCCGATGCTGAGCGCGCAGAGCTCAGGCGGATTCTCAGGGCCCCCACTGCCGCCGCCGCATCCGGCGATGATGTGGAGCGGGTACAACCAGAGCACGTTCTCGTACAACGACCTAGCGGCAGCGACGGGGGGTTTCGCGCAGGCGAACCTCCTGGGGCAGGGGGGGTTCGGGTACGTGCACAAGGGGGTTCTGCCGAACGGGAAGGAAGTGGCGGTGAAGAGCTTGAAGTCCAACAGCGGGCAGGGGGAGCGCGAGTTCCAAGCGGAGGTGGATATCATCAGCCGCGTGCATCACCGCCATTTGGTGTCCTTGGTTGGCTACTGCATCGCAGGATCCCAGCGGATGTTGGTTTATGAGTATGTCCCCAACTCCACTCTCGAGGATCACCTACATG GAACAAACCGCCAGTCTATGGAGTTTTCGACTAGGCTCAGAATTGCTTTGGGTGCTGCCAAAGGCTTTGCTTACCTTCACGAAGATT GTCATCCTCGCATTATCCATAGAGATATTAAAGCTGCAAATATTTTGCTTGATAACAATTTTGAAGCCAAG GTGGCTGATTTTGGATTAGCCAAGCTTTCGTCGGACAACAATACTCATGTTTCAACCCGTATAATGGGCACGTTTGG GTACTTGGCGCCTGAGTATGCTTCGAGCGGAAAGCTCACGGACAAATCCGACGTGTACTCGTTCGGGATCGTGCTTCTAGAACTCATAACTGGACGACGCCCTGTCGACATCACTagggatgatgatgatgacacTCTAGTTGATTGG GCTCGGCCAATTTTGACGAACGTGGTGGGAGAAGGAGGAAGCTACGTAGAGCTGATGGATCCACGGCTAGAAGGCCGCTATGAGCATGGAGAAGCGCTTCGTATGgtaaccgccgccgccgcctgcatTAGACAATCTGCAAGAAGACGTCCTAAAATGAGCCAG GTTGTTCGGGCTCTGGAAGGCGATGTGTCGTTAGACGATCTGCAGGAAGTGATGAAGGCGCAGGGATCATTGTCGGCGAGCAACTCCGAATACGACTTGCAAAGACTTCAAAAGTCGGCCGCCGGGATGTCTAATCAAAGCTTCACCACCGGTAGCGACGTCAGCGACTATTCTCAGTCGAGTTCCAACGAAATGAGACGACCCAACACGGGATTCCACCTCGGCCCCTGA
- the LOC131000947 gene encoding proline-rich receptor-like protein kinase PERK4 isoform X1, giving the protein MRILQETSSAPLSAPSPPPPISSSPPPPPTASSPPPPNWSSPPPPLRKSPPPSNNTKPRGPPPPQLLSPSELDEDWSGGPPQALAESISFPWPPPSNKDREHAIIGSAVGVGMVILFFIICCICCCRKKKRKNRDDSKNYYQEKPHNSGIIYTGGNYYNNTSHRQRNWQNNAGYRTMDGNMKYPVPASSGVSSEQWMPAPPPPPPMLSAQSSGGFSGPPLPPPHPAMMWSGYNQSTFSYNDLAAATGGFAQANLLGQGGFGYVHKGVLPNGKEVAVKSLKSNSGQGEREFQAEVDIISRVHHRHLVSLVGYCIAGSQRMLVYEYVPNSTLEDHLHGTNRQSMEFSTRLRIALGAAKGFAYLHEDCHPRIIHRDIKAANILLDNNFEAKVADFGLAKLSSDNNTHVSTRIMGTFGYLAPEYASSGKLTDKSDVYSFGIVLLELITGRRPVDITRDDDDDTLVDWARPILTNVVGEGGSYVELMDPRLEGRYEHGEALRMVTAAAACIRQSARRRPKMSQVVRALEGDVSLDDLQEVMKAQGSLSASNSEYDLQRLQKSAAGMSNQSFTTGSDVSDYSQSSSNEMRRPNTGFHLGP; this is encoded by the exons ATGCGTATACTACAGGAAACGTCATCGGCGCCGTTGTCGGCGCCTTCTCCTCCGCCGCCGATCTCATCCTCGCCCCCTCCACCACCCACCGCGTCATCCCCGCCTCCACCCAATTGGAGTTCGCCTCCTCCGCCGTTGAGAAAAAGTCCCCCACCCAGCAACAACACCAAGCCTCGagggccgccgccgccgcagctgCTGTCGCCTAGCGAATTAGATGAAGACTGGAGCGGCGGCCCTCCGCAAGCTCTAGCAGAATCGATCTCATTTCCGTGGCCGCCGCCGAGTAATAAAGATCGTGAGCACGCCATTATAGGGTCGGCGGTAGGGGTAGGAATGGTAATCCTCTTTTTTATCATCTGCTGCATATGTTGTTGTAGAAAGAAGAAACGCAAGAATCGCGATGATAGTAAAAATTATTATCAAGAAAAGCCTCATAATTCAG GTATTATATATACAGGCGGAAACTACTACAACAACACGTCGCATAGGCAGAGAAATTGGCAGAACAACGCGGGGTACAGGACCATGGACGGCAACATGAAATACCCGGTGCCGGCGAGCTCCGGGGTGAGCTCGGAGCAATGGATGCCGGCCCCGCCCCCGCCTCCGCCGATGCTGAGCGCGCAGAGCTCAGGCGGATTCTCAGGGCCCCCACTGCCGCCGCCGCATCCGGCGATGATGTGGAGCGGGTACAACCAGAGCACGTTCTCGTACAACGACCTAGCGGCAGCGACGGGGGGTTTCGCGCAGGCGAACCTCCTGGGGCAGGGGGGGTTCGGGTACGTGCACAAGGGGGTTCTGCCGAACGGGAAGGAAGTGGCGGTGAAGAGCTTGAAGTCCAACAGCGGGCAGGGGGAGCGCGAGTTCCAAGCGGAGGTGGATATCATCAGCCGCGTGCATCACCGCCATTTGGTGTCCTTGGTTGGCTACTGCATCGCAGGATCCCAGCGGATGTTGGTTTATGAGTATGTCCCCAACTCCACTCTCGAGGATCACCTACATG GAACAAACCGCCAGTCTATGGAGTTTTCGACTAGGCTCAGAATTGCTTTGGGTGCTGCCAAAGGCTTTGCTTACCTTCACGAAGATT GTCATCCTCGCATTATCCATAGAGATATTAAAGCTGCAAATATTTTGCTTGATAACAATTTTGAAGCCAAG GTGGCTGATTTTGGATTAGCCAAGCTTTCGTCGGACAACAATACTCATGTTTCAACCCGTATAATGGGCACGTTTGG GTACTTGGCGCCTGAGTATGCTTCGAGCGGAAAGCTCACGGACAAATCCGACGTGTACTCGTTCGGGATCGTGCTTCTAGAACTCATAACTGGACGACGCCCTGTCGACATCACTagggatgatgatgatgacacTCTAGTTGATTGG GCTCGGCCAATTTTGACGAACGTGGTGGGAGAAGGAGGAAGCTACGTAGAGCTGATGGATCCACGGCTAGAAGGCCGCTATGAGCATGGAGAAGCGCTTCGTATGgtaaccgccgccgccgcctgcatTAGACAATCTGCAAGAAGACGTCCTAAAATGAGCCAG GTTGTTCGGGCTCTGGAAGGCGATGTGTCGTTAGACGATCTGCAGGAAGTGATGAAGGCGCAGGGATCATTGTCGGCGAGCAACTCCGAATACGACTTGCAAAGACTTCAAAAGTCGGCCGCCGGGATGTCTAATCAAAGCTTCACCACCGGTAGCGACGTCAGCGACTATTCTCAGTCGAGTTCCAACGAAATGAGACGACCCAACACGGGATTCCACCTCGGCCCCTGA